One stretch of Rhipicephalus sanguineus isolate Rsan-2018 chromosome 10, BIME_Rsan_1.4, whole genome shotgun sequence DNA includes these proteins:
- the LOC119406591 gene encoding uncharacterized protein LOC119406591 has translation MRSLPDDLAIQYRKRTKTGANAADSAVQSRDEQVKAILKFLQVEVESREESRASRKKATSGRPWTNRKAADTSPPPHLPSALALTARSSSPGATSRPAQTICPLCGMSGHLTRDCRAALSAEEKHQRLSSNSCCFRCGKPGHIARNCRTAAWLKCDRCSGRHISALCDIWGRRGPDSPQPTGAENRDAATQREKHVTTAPASSTRSSSVLLQTATVWASGTRGCVPVRLLLDTGSQRTFIRKDLSQQLCLPSTGYEEMDVYTFGGSKHPHYQCRRVNVTLCGRIEPIVVDVEALEVPEVCTVKGPALEPNIINMMRDRNLTLADEVQGHQPQDSTISVLIGSDHYWRVVTGRVERFTDNLCAVETIFGWVIQGMCANVYHPSTPRNISATALFLACSDDWRTEFRPRDPSEMWRLDAIGITDGQEDDVSKHPALVHFRSEVHKNAGRYVIPLMIKTQGLTSCSNRSVAETRLKRQLQRFEHEPKVLKEYHATTSECFDEGHAERVVPSSPLGTDDLLHASSRGSPT, from the coding sequence atgcgctcattgccagaTGACCTGGCGATCCAGTACCGAAAGCGCACTAAGACCGGCGCAAACGCCGCGGACTCTGCAGTCCAATCGAGAGACGAGCAAGTCAAGGCAatcttgaagttccttcaagtGGAAGTCGAAAGTAGAGAGGAGAGTCGAGCGTCACGCAAGAAGGCCACTTCAGGGAGACCGTGGACGAACCGCAAGGCTGCGGACACCTCACCACCGCCACATCTACCGTCCGCTCTAGCCCTGACAGCACGGTCATCATCGCCAGGTGCCACTTCAAGGCCTGCACAGACAATATGTCCCCTATGCGGCATGTCGGGCCACTTGACGCGTGATTGCCGGGCCGCGCTATCCGCAGAAGAAAAGCACCAGCGCCTTTCCAGCAATAGCTGCTGCTTCAGGTGCGGGAAGCCAGGACACATTGCTCGCAATTGCCGAACCGCAGCCTGGCTTAAGTGCGACCGATGCTCAGGACGCCATATTTCTGCTCTGTGCGACATCTGGGGCCGACGAGGACCCGACAGTCCACAACCGACTGGAGCTGAAAACCGAGACGCGGCCACACAGCGAGAAAAGCACGTAACAACGGCTCCTGCTAGCAGTACGCGTTCGTCGTCGGTGTTGCTACAAACCGCCACAGTGTGGGCATCCGGAACCCGTGGCTGTGTGCCAGTGCGACTgctgcttgacaccggcagccaacgaaCGTTCATCCGAAAAGACTTGTCGCAGCAGCTTTGCCTGCCTTCCACTGGATATGAAGAGATGGATGTCTACACATTCGGCGGGTCAAAACACCCACATTACCAGTGCCGAAGGGTGAACGTCACGCTCTGTGGACGTATTGAGCCGATCGTCGTCGATGTTGAAGCTCTGGAGGTGCCAGAGGTCTGCACCGTAAAGGGTCCAGCTTTAGAGCCAAACATCATCAATATGATGCGTGACCGCAATCTGACCTTGGCTGACGAAGTTCAAGGGCACCAACCTCAAGACTCTACGATAAGCGTGTTGATCGGTTCAGACCACTACTGGAGGGTAGTGACCGGACGCGTCGAGCGCTTCACCGACAATCTGTGTGCAGTTGAGACCATATTTGGCTGGGTCATTCAAGGAATGTGCGCTAACGTCTACCATCCTTCGACACCGCGTAACATCAGTGCAACTGCCTTGTTCCTGGCTTGTTCCGACGACTGGCGCACAGAATTCCGACCTAGAGACCCATCAGAGATGTGGCGCTTGGACGCCATTGGTATAACTGACggacaagaagacgacgtcaGCAAGCACCCAGCACTCGTCCACTTTCGTAGCGAAGTACACAAGAACGCAGGACGCTACGTAATACCACTCATGATCAAGACGCAAGGTCTCACGTCTTGTAGTAACCGAAGTGTGGCTGAAACCAGACTCAAGCGTCAGCTTCAGCGGTTCGAACATGAGCCAAAAGTTCTGAAGGAGTACCATGCCACCACCAGCGAGTGCTTTGATGAAGGCCATGCAGAGAGAGTAGTGCCGTCTTCACCCCTTGGGACAGACGATCTACTACATGCCTCATCACGCGGTAGTCCGACGTGA